The nucleotide window aaacattttcaaacatcaCAGATGGAAACACAGGCGGTGCAGGTGGTGAAAAATCAGAGTCTCTTGCTGTCCAGcctgtgctccagtggatgaccGGCCAGTCCCATGTTCCCATCCTTCCTGATGAAAAGAGACATTTCAAAATAACATGCAAGTTTGACCACGAATGTAAGGAGCGGCTGGGAGATCACTTAATTTGTTACCCAGTTGTGAGTGCATGCACTTGTACTGTGACTTTTCCAGTGCAGCATCTGGACACGTACACAATGTTTAAAACCATAATGAGTGCAGCAGTTAGATATGGTGGTGGATTCCACAGAGTTTAACACATTGTTGTCTTGTAATTTGGAaactaaatgagtaaaaatgttTCTAAACATTAGCTGTTAAGATGTTGGTAGCTGTTTCATGAAAATGATAAGACTTCAAAACTTTGTGTAGGGTCCTACGTTGATAGATAATAAGCAAGTGCTTTGTTTGATTGTCTACTTGTAATCTGAATTGTAATCTGTAATCTTTCAGCAAAGAAATCCAGTATTTGAGAACAAAAGAGCGGTGACTTTCACGTCCATCTTAAGTGTCACTGTTGGTTTGACACCAGTAGCAAGAATTGTATATACAGGTCACGACCGTAAGATTCTGAATGTTCCAAGGGATTAATTGTTCTCTGAAGTCCCTCCAGGGTTTCCTCATCCAGTGGGCATTCAATTTCAGGAACCACAACTGTGCTGTTAGATTCTTCTTGCAGTACAGCACTCTCCCAGTCAATGCCTGGATCCTGAAGCTCCTTCAAATCCACAAACATATATAATAGTCATTATTCCAGAATAGGTACTTTTGGGAGTAATGTTATTTTGTGTAAGCGTTTTTTCCAATAAAtacaacaatttaaaaagaatgcctttgttttcatgttcttctTACTGTGATTTACATTAGTCGTAATTGATAGGCAAGAATGTATAAAATCACCAGAAGCATCTCGCAGATGTGCCACAAGTGTTTAATATGTTAATTTCAGAAGAGCAGAGTTTCAGAAGAGCAAAAAACTATGATCTGGTACCTCAAGTCTCTCGCCCTCGTCCAGCTCTTGTAGATGTCCTATACACCAGAGCTGTTCAGGAGTGAGACCACCTTCTGTCCTGAGGGGATGATTATTCCATCCTCCAACAAAGGTGACAAGATCTGCTCGGAGTCGAGGGACAAAGATGTAGTGGACACCAAAGAGATGAATGACATCTGAAATGTCAAGCAGGCCATCCTCCTCAAGTGAGTGAAGAACATCATGGTACTTGCTAGTGACTGCAATCCAGACATCACGCCAAAGTCGTTCTACTCTGTAAATACATTTGACTTTGGATTTATGGTATTATATGCTTTAAATCAATATCAGAACTGCTACAACAATCTACCCATGCAgtcaataataatataaaaaaaacatcaaaagactAACCTCTGATTGTGGACACTCTTTCCAGATATGAAACTCGCTCTCCCTGTTCCTCTTGTGGcaaacatgaaatgtgcaatgtCCAGGTTTTCTACTCCTTGATCTGCCCTAACCCTatgataaaaatacatttttaaggaaGTTGTCTTTAATGAAACTTGTTGCTAGCATATAAATTTGATCAGGGCATTAAACCTTGATGGCAAGCCGTGAAGCTGGGCTGATCTCAGGAAAAATGAGAATGCAGTTTTTGCCCTGTTGTTAGTTGCTGCATCCAAGTACAGGacctgcagtaaaaacaaatggaaaattAAAGATCTGGTTTCAGATCATGTATAGTTTTTCAGTTAATAATGCAGTTCCATAATAAGTGTTCAAGGAATATTGTACGGTTCTATGTTCAAAACCATAATTCAAAGCTTGAGTAGTCTATACATCAATATTGGTAGTActtatcaaaaaataaaaatggcctTTTAGTTGaaccttttttttgtaaagaactgattataattttttttttaaattgcaaatcGTCCACTATGTTGGCTTGCTGAATAATTGAtgttcataaaaaaataacctaatacagctctcatttcaaaacTACCAAATATTCTACATAACAGTTTAAATTTTACCTTCCTTGAGTAGCCATCCACTCCACCAAAGATCACAACATTGTACCTGTTTCAGAGGGAAAACAATCTCACTAAGGCTTGATTTGCAGAACATgtaagacattgaaaataaattTTTCAGTATGCAAACTTGCCACTGATTTAAACTGGACACTTGTCAGGTGTGCTGAAAATAATACCAACATTTTTATATGTGAAAGTGGATAAGTTCAATGAGACTTAATATTTTAGTTCCCttgtcatgatttttttttaagttttcaggAGCACTTACCATATTATGTGTTGATAGGCTTGTTATCATGGAAAATATCGATATACAAAGTGTAAATAATTGCTCAAGAAAATTTACAATTAACAATATTACTGCTTTTGTTATACATCCTGTAATCCTTTTACTTAATATTACTCTATgaagtgctttttaaaatattataaacacaCTGAAAGACCTATCAGATAAGGTTgattaaaacagatttaaagtATAACGTGCATCTTTCTGCCCAACTTTTATCAGAGCTATATAAGTGGGTATTTTACCTTATTAGCTTGTGATTTGTGTCTATGTGGACAAGGGAGAGAGGGCCTCGCACCGAGTAGCTTCTTCGCACAACACAGCCTAGTTCTGTAATCCGTGTGAAGATCCCAACAGCATCAACTCGATGCATGGAGGCCATCATTCTCCACTACTGAACACGGAGACCCATAGAAACCAAATGTCCTTGAACCATTCGATAGCCAGCATTTGGCATCTGATTTTTGATAGCCGATATGATGTTGTCCAGCTCTTGGTCATTCATTGTGCTGTATGTTCCTCTCACAGACAAGTCAAATTCTTGCATCCTCCTGAAGATTGTTCTTCTTGAAACACCAAGACATTTAGCGATGCAGCTGACTGGCAGCTGAGTGTCCAACAAGttcttcagtttttctctctctagtACGATTTTGGGGTGGCCAGGTCCCAGACCAACTTCTGTTTCCAGTTCAATAATTCCCACAGAGGTGATGTTAATTTCACACTGAACCAGATGATGAACATTTTGTAGAGCCTCTGTAACCTCTGACAGACCACCTATTTGCTGAGAGAAAGATTCAAACAGAACAAGCTCATGACGAGTCAAGAACTCCAAATAATCCAGATTTAGTGGTTGTTGGTTTAAAGCAGCTTCCAGTTTAGAGAGGAGTCTATGCATCATTTGCTGTCTCAGTATGTCCTGTTAAAAGCAGCAAACATGGACAAGTAGTtagaaaaatacaatgaaatgaCGTATCtcagacaaaaataaacaaccCATAAAACGAACTACATGAGGTACATCATTTTGCAAGTTTGCATAGTTTGAAAATTAGCTAACGTCAGTTATCAAGCGAATAATAATGTACAAAATGATTTTATATTACTTACATGTGGCCGGGACATGTTGTTTTCGTGCTGCTGTTCAGTATTCGACAACATAAAAGAGAGCTACTCAAATATAATTTGGAGAGTCAGTTGGCATGGTTGTATAATGCAACTACAATATACTACACCAACGATAGTCTTaacaaataatatattttaaaataaaataattaaagataTTATCCGCAAATTGGGGTTTAATTGAGTTTAGCTGGATTTAGCTACATTTCGGACTGTTTCCGGAATGCAGCAGCtagcgagctgattggagaccgtaagagccaatcagaatttttgaaaccaagtctgtgattggttggttttgtggcacacttataacggtgtacagagaGTTGAGCGCTCGCAGAAGAGAATGTTGTgagcgcaagcaacacattgcgagcaagcgcaaatgaaaaaactgagcgagaggtggtgctattgtgtgtgtgtatatggataagcgcaaacactgaaatacattttttgcaagcagcaatgaattttgttcactcaaattcagcttttgtacgctcaaaataaatttctcctcaaaatgcaacacttgcacttgcaatatttttttacatgcgctcagaatagtggcactgAAATAACGCCATAAGTCCAAGGCTGTCAGAAAatgactacaagaagacagcgcCTAGTAAAACAGAACCAACTTCAACCCCCATCAGAtatgcacactgttagacctctgccttaccaacACATACAACAAGGGTttttacagacaaaaacatggatggaccatgggctccccagtatctcctattgtagccaacctttaaaTGGAGGAAGtgaaaagaaaggctcttggctcttttttccccaaaaattATTAATAGTTTTCTTATTAACGTCAAACATACATAAAACATAATTAtcattatataaaaaaatcacacaacaaaacaatacacctgCACAGATCAATACATATACAAACTTAGAGCAGATATGGGAGATATGGGAGGAGGTCATCTCTCTCAGTTTACTTATTAAAGTAATCGATAAAGGGTTGCGAAATTAGGTAAACCTGTTCTACATTATCCCTCAATGAATACTTAATCTTCTCCAACTGTAAATGATACATTGTGTCTCTTAACAAAGCAGAGTGAGTTGGGGGGCTTTATTTTTACAGCTTAGAAGTATAAGGCATCATGCAAGGAATGTTATAAAACTCAAAGCATGAATTTGTTTATTTCAGTCTTTAACTACTGTTAATGCCCGGTTCTTTTattcgtcgagggatccagagacggcaccggaactcagtggtcatttttacaaaatctttattcatctttattcatcttcatttaagcatgcacttctagaagggaagacaaGGCCGGTGTGTCCCTCTGCaaaatcttcacccctttgttagtcacaGCCAGCGTTATTTAAGCGGCCGCATCTATCATCatcatgtctctgtgtgtatgcacgagcacgtgactgcctgtgtgtgtgcgttcccgtgtgtatgtgtgagtgcacgtgagtgagtgtgcatataggtgtgggagtatatcagttaaaacactgtgggtgtgtgtctcttcctaggggccataaaaaaccatctcccttccagaccacagttatcaagttacaaatGTTGAAACCCCCACCTAGGCATGCCCTGAGGAATTTCCACTTAACATTAACTCCTTTCTGTCTTAGCTTCACAGTTCAaactggggagggtctcctaagatctactcctaagttcatgacacagtcaggcctttatttatatccagggcagtgtcagtgtctctacaatAATTCTATATCCTATCTAACACAttcctaaactctaaaataagctaaacattcctacactACCCAGTTCCTCACTCCAAGCGTTCCTAAAATGTTCCAATGTAGTTGTACTGTCTATTTACGAAAGCTGATTGTAGATCCTGGAAATAGATACTTTCTTTAGCGGGTTCACCAGGAACAGGTCATCTGAAGCGAGTCTTTGTGATTCATTGGGAAAGGATGGAAAtgtttctttaataaaatgatgtaTTTGTAAGTACTTGTAAGTACTGTTTTCTATGGagaatttttgctgaaaatgttgaaacgaaggaaaaatattataaataaacaGATCCTTAATTGTGTGTATCCCTTTGCAAGTCCATAGCTGGAATGTGGATCTTGAGAAAAATGTGTGTGCTTGATTAGGAATTAATGTTGTAAACATTAAACATTGGCGCCAATGGAAATGCCTTCTAATCTGAGACCAAATTTTTAATGAGTTGGACACTAccagatttttacatttatgctTACCCGGATCTGAATTTGAATGAACCAAAAAGATTTAAGAGTATTAGGGAAAAAAGTCATACTTTCCATCCGTTCCAGGTCTATGTTCCTTGCCCCAGAATGACATACAGCGTATATTACAGGCCTAGTGATAGAGCTGAAAGCAGGGCAACCCCATCCCTCCTGCAATCTTGGGTCTTTGGAGGAATGTCTGTGTGGCGTGGGTGTGGTCTCTGGCCGGCTGGAGACGAGGGGTGACGCAGTGAGCTCCCGGGGCGGCACAGGGGCGGGGTGAACAGGTGTGCTGGGAAGTGAAGGTGATTGCCACTCTTTATATGTTCGCAGTGACAGTCGGAGGCGGAAAAGCAGACGTTACAGCAGAGAGCAGGATAAAAAGGCTGCcattattagctaatgctaatttgaagTAAATTAACATTATTCAATAATGCTAACACTGTTTTCCCTTGCTTAATAAcaatgctaagtaggctgccattagcagctaatgccAATTCCGTTATGCCTAGCTTTAATACAATGTGAGCAGCACCGTTGAAGCACATGAAAttttgatgtgaattagcaaTATCCACTAATGCTGACAccagctgtgtcccaaaacataggctgcatcctccggaggccgcatttgaaggccgattacgtcacagccaggcgacggaggctgtcccaattcgtcgactccttcaaatgcggccgacaaatgcgtccttcatttccccgaatttgaaggatgggtcgggtctgtccttcgtggcccaccatatcccggaattcatagcgcggcccagccaattccagtttccaacaatggcggccgctactaagttttaaaattactcttattgatctttctgggtcacaaaataaacttttaacatattttcaggtgagaaagtagccgttttaatttttaaatatctgcttggtttatcaagacatcattCAAGAGCAGCGGACtaccggcttcatcgttttcagacccccgctgtCTTTCGCTACATGATATATAAGGCTGCCATAATTACTGAATGCTAATTTAATGTGGATTTGTATTATCTGCTAATGGTAACACTGTTTTCACTTCAATTTTAACAATGTGAgtagcagtgttggggagtaacggaatacatgtaccgccgttacgtattcagaatacaaaatatgagtaactgtattccgttacagttaccgtttaaaaaggtggtattcagaatacagttactttgttgaaataaatggattacacggcggtactttcctgtttcatattgtcgcgggtcaggattatttgggtttgtttgacagctacgttctgttgttccaggcggcagcgttacggttgccagggtgacgcgctctctctctgcgtgtgtcctgggtgagagagagcttttttgttgttgttgttgtgctaagctaaaaggcagaatgctacaggcatagctctaaagcatgtagcctgatgggcagtgtagtccgtgctgcagcgagaatggactaccatacccgttatgtgtctgtgagcgagggagggagagaaaggaaaagtccgagctgtcacggagcaaaaacgggagctggaagcatgtaaatataataataaccacagcagccaagaagagtgcctgacgagcccattcataagtaagctattaagactcaactgtacactgtgttcgtgttttcctccggaaaaaataagttccgttggagcagcctttcaacgcctgtctcccgcaagcaaagttgacccagacaacaaagtaaagctagttttcggctaccagcccgacagggaaccggacgtattagccagaggtccctttactacgtttcgtaCTAcgtaccttcagtaacagtaataaatcacagcaataggacattcatgtagttgtaaacaccatgataatatattaagtattccaaagtattcagaatacgttactctcattgagtaacgtaacggaatacgttacagaatacattttggagcatgtattcagtattctgtagtggaatacattttaaaagtaaccttcccaacactggtgagtagctaatgctaatggTAATACTCTTGTTCCTTGCGTTATAGCGACGTGCGGAGTTAATGCTAAGCAGGATGCCATAAACAGCTAGTGCCAATTTAAGGTTTCAAaccattagcagctaatgctaataccatatttCCTTGCTTTATTTAAAggtgagcagctaatgctaagtaggctgccgttattagctaatgctaattggATGTGAATAAGCATTATCCACTAATGATAACATTGTTTTCCGTtgctttataacaatgtgagcagctaatgctaatgttGTGAAGAGTATATGGATATTTTGCTGCTactatttgctgctatttttataatcatcattaccattccATTAATAACactattgatattgcattcagatgttcaaacatattggtatcatattagtctttagtacaggtccagtaagaaccactttaaactgttgagttgaatctataattctaAAGGCTTTTGAAGgcatttataatcttaaatgtttctgtgcagactGCATTGTGACAGGAAgtatactctgtgccaaaatgagacaggaaactgcatgtgTGTAGGGCttgcttctgcagaagtgaaactgaaagcagagtctgagtgcaagttattttgagcaggttattttattatgcatttatatctttgattaagctttgattaagttttaagtagttgtattagattgaaacatttgttttatacattttacatataagttaagatcatcacactcaggatggcctcagcctggttgcctaagttgaggtcaagTAAAGTGCAGAGCGAGgatcacacatgcacagacatacacacaaacacacatacacccacatacAGTTAGAGAGGTTCATttataggtgaaagtttaatcatgttttgcttgtggctgcaaaattgtgcctgcatgagtgactgTTTGATGAAGAAGCAGGTGCACGATGCGCGAGCTGAGCTGGCttgcgggaaaccaccggggagaagatggaagccagtgtccttttaattgtgtcacaagttgtcaaatagaacatttgtggttttgagttgacgtatcaTGTATTGTATTGGtgaacgcaagagggggcgttatacCCTGATGCATAAAAACTGTGTTCTGAAGTTTTGGAGATGAGATCTGATACTGTCTGGGTACAGGTTACATCTCCACacgctgtgtgtgtttcattaaaatcattcgTTGACTCCGCCTGACTGGGTCAGTGTGTTATTCCGATCTCCCACATCTCTCTATCCTTAAAATCAACCTTaacagcagctaatgctaataccatatttCCTTGCTTTATTTAAAggtgagcagctaatgctaagtaggctgccgttattagctaatgctaattagATGTGAATAAGCGTTATCCACTAATGATAACATTGTTTTCCGTtgctttataacaatgtgagcagctaatgctaatgttAAAACATTAGCAGCTAATACCACTACAGTTTTCCCTTGCTTTATAACAATTCTTCATCCTGGCGTTGTTCCCGCTGGTGCATGGTCCGCTCTTTGGCAAAGGTTTCTCCATTTAGTTCTGTCCAAGGCGTCCTCAGGTGATGCGTTGATGGTCTTAATGTCCTCCTTAATTTTGTCCATTCACCATTTCTTCGGTCTGCCTCGAGGCCAGCATCCTTCTGGGTCGATCATCATAGCTGTTTTTGCTACAGAGTTCTCATTGCTTCGAATCACGTGTCCATACCAGCTCAGGTGGGACTCGAGCATCTTTTCCTTTATTGGGGCTACACCTAGTTGCTTCCGTATGTCTTTGTTCGTAACACAGCCCCGTCTTGTAATTCCCAGGCTCCATCAGAGCATGCACATCTCCATGGTGTTTAGGGCCTGTTCATGTGTTGTCAATGCGGGCCAACATGCGGAGCCATACAGGGCTACTGGGCGGACCACCGTTTTGTAGATTTTTCCCTTGAGTCGATCTGGCATTCTTCTGTCGCAAAGGACACCAGTGACCTGTCACCATTTTAACCAGGCTGCATTTATTCATGCTCAGACATCGGAGGTGATATTTCCATCATAGCTGAAGACTGAGCTCAAGTAGCGGAACTCTTCTGTCTTCTTCAACTCTTCTTTGTCAATTATGATTGTGCCGTCAGTTTGGGGGCCTCATTCCAGGTATTCGGTCCTTTTCGTATTGAGCCGCATACCATATTCATCAAGCCGAGTCTTCCAGAGTTGAGTCATCATTTGGGTCTGTtaggattcagagattctttgaTTGCTGCCATGTaacctgccttatgataaatgccttaataacatgttttacagtattattttatcagtaatatttcttacagggttcatgttgcattgaatatgtttgtcatcacattcattctattcacaggttgagttcattttatacacattgcatatctgtgctgatttggagttgatgttccatccaagagggttttaagcttcactggtgagagtgtccaggtgatacatgttgagggaagatgagaacatagcaggttaattgcatgcatgcttacaatacacataaatctagcaacaggcctgagcgaaggcccaagtgtcttctgcttctttctgaGACCTGCTGCAAATTagtttacttagtgattgatgacgagggtcaattattagcccttagagaccctgaagcttgaagtttattaccttaaaaggcaagtgttatagaaaagagaagttatatgtctgtttatagttattagagatgtacaagatgtacccttgtctgtaaacaatgactgtacacaatgtatttttgacctgtgttGTTGTACGTGGAGGCGTGATCCTCACTGCTATAAAACCCGCATCcattgtatttttgtcagaagaAGCCATATGCTGATGTTTCTTCTCgggtgttaataaactcatcgtttgattgcacttgtctggtgcctccgtcgtttgttgttcTGGTCTCCAATTGATTGATCTCGCTTCATTTTGGTGGAGAATGCGGGCAAGATAGATCGGAAGATAGGAAGATCAGTGAGAAGAATTACAGGTGTTGGTTGTCGACGGAGGTTGAGGCCAGATCAGGTGATTGGACGACAGACGTCGCGGTAATTCTTTGACCACTGCCGGcgcataaaaacaaaaggtaagCACACGCCTCTTCAACTGAAATTGTGCAATATTGGATTATAATTCTAAAATAGGTGGTCAAGGAGTTACCTgttgatctctgttttgagttttgtttgaaatgaaaatctTTGTTTGGAACGAAAGTGAAACTTTGAAGTAATGTTGCATTTGAGGTCGGCTcggaaaaagcagtactgagctaaaagtaactCGAGATGTTGTTTTAAGGAAATAGAGAGAAGAGAGACTGATTAAGGAATAAAGAGATTATAAGTGTCTAAAAGTCACGGAATTTAAGAATTCCCTCCCTAGGAAAGACGTTTCCTAGGTGGTCTTGAAGACCGACTTGGGGAAAGCCCCACTGAGAGTTGTGGCCTCAGGAATAGTTTTTTAGATGATCAGAGGATCATTTTGAGAGACActtaattgtgagaaaaagagtaaataCCGGACGCAAGGGTCCGAGGAGTTGATATATAATCTAAGAGAAACTCAGGCCAGCCGTGAGCTTGAGGTTTTGCAGCAAACCGAGCCGAGCAGTaaaagtgaaactaaggtctattgtgttgaagtaattctgagaataaatactgtgagTTATGAGAGACGATTAAAAGCATTACCTGTGCATTTGTGGACCCGCcgtggtcagtgaaaatttgtggacccgCCGTGGCCCGTGAAAAGCTGAGTTTTTGTTGATGTTCCTGGAGAATGTGCGGACCTGTTGGCGTCTGAAAGATGAGCGGCAGTGTGCATATCCGGGTCGAACTGAACTGAGGCTTTGATGTAGGAAACTGTCTGAAAATGATTTAAGATCAGCCGGCTGCAGGCTGGGTGTGTGAGAGGCTTCGaagtctctttttcttttctttctagtGAAAGTGCGCAGTTAAAATTTGGGTGCGGCTACTTCTCCTTTTAGGTTCAAAGTAACAAGCACGTTGATTAAACGGGGGTAGCAATTTCAGTGTTATGTTTGGAAAAAGGTATGTTCATCTCGGGATCTTGCTAAATTGAATATTCACGTACAGGGGGTTCTATTTATATGAAATGCATATGTCGTGCTGAAACGCTAGAGACCTATTATAGTTTTACAGTGACTGCAGAAATAAGACAGTCAGAACTAGAACTATATAGCTTTTTGTTTCGTAGTTTTCTCATATTTAGGGTCTTGGAAATATACAGTGAGAGGCTGCACGGAGATCCCGTTAAGGCTGCGCGCGCATTTTCTGACTTCTGTGACTGTGCATTCAGGGGGTTTGAAATAGAGTGGACCGGATAACCGGATGCGTAGTTTTAATACACGGGTTAtttcaacacgttctcactcccaactcgtcaaatgtgtgacacatggtcaggctccctctgcttcacttatcgacgcgcagggtacccccctcgcgtcgagaattgacgtgcagggtcctcctattgaatactatagagctccctaaacgttgtttattgacgacaagagattgccgcggaagagcctgttgtccgtatatttatacatttccgaaatcacattgtagtgacgtgtactgaacacaatatattatataatgtaaacaactacctgagaaacatcagatacagcagataaattaattataggccattacttttgtatcgtttattgtatttatggagggagaggtgtatgctgggtaatggcacagctagcgaccGGGTGACTTTATTCACGCGCTTCGGATGTTCAGTCCATCAggcgttattagcagaaatcagtcccatagatatgggccatcatgggccatctccacctgctagtgtgagattattctgttatcatatgttaccttatatctgtaatcaaagtagttgaattatgatattgctgtagatcatattataccccttaatatagagtgtgtgatcagtatgtagttttagtttgtattatacttctgacttaaaagagtgtgaaaatcattagatctatttgattgacctgtattattcgacactgttgaatgtgttacactgtttcttgacatttcatactgctgaatcatgaagagaatgttgtgtgcaggagaccTTGTGTCGATAATAGAAGAGAaaagaccacattccatacccccacctttacggagagcagaaaaacaaggagccgaggtcataacttaggcgccgtaagagagaaagaatgtgaatgtttaggctttttatgactaggtgggggccactagaggctataaaaggctgagtaacccgtcaccattttgagacttgctgtgaccctctgcaggcaggtctccccatcatgatggttcttatgctcttaagtgttgaattatatggaaataaaatattgttgattgagcatttatacaccgagtattgtccttccttcagcccaaagattaaaagaactgggagattttaacactagattgttcagaaggttgttatcatccatccagatggaggatgtaaggagttttcctgtaatgcaactcagattggaataagtgacactcagacaggttttacaaattaacgtgcacgggagagaaccggacaggcgccgttccttcgcttgacctcagttgctctcgtccgctctcccgtaacactgctcttttattgtggttacatgaatatgcataggttcattaacatatgacgtataccttgtgtgtgtgtgtgtgtgtgtgtgtgtgtggggtcgaGATATG belongs to Oreochromis niloticus isolate F11D_XX unplaced genomic scaffold, O_niloticus_UMD_NMBU tig00000238_pilon, whole genome shotgun sequence and includes:
- the LOC109199530 gene encoding uncharacterized protein LOC109199530, whose translation is MMASMHRVDAVGIFTRITELGCVVRRSYSVRGPLSLVHIDTNHKLIRYNVVIFGGVDGYSRKVLYLDAATNNRAKTAFSFFLRSAQLHGLPSRVRADQGVENLDIAHFMFATRGTGRASFISGKSVHNQRVERLWRDVWIAVTSKYHDVLHSLEEDGLLDISDVIHLFGVHYIFVPRLRADLVTFVGGWNNHPLRTEGGLTPEQLWCIGHLQELDEGERLEELQDPGIDWESAVLQEESNSTVVVPEIECPLDEETLEGLQRTINPLEHSESYGRDLYIQFLLLVSNQQ